The Planococcus versutus genome contains a region encoding:
- a CDS encoding adenylate kinase, with product MNIVLMGLPGAGKGTQADEIVKKYDIPHISTGDMFRAAIKGGTELGLKAKSFMDEGALVPDEVTIGIVRERLSDKDTEGGFLLDGFPRTVPQAEALESLLADLDKRIEHVVNIQVEKDELIARLTGRWICKVCGTAYHTVFNPPAKAGVCDKDGGELYQREDDKPGTVTKRLEVNMQQTQPLLDFYESKNVLKNINGQQDIKKVFADIDALLKGDRG from the coding sequence ATATCGTATTAATGGGTCTACCGGGTGCCGGAAAAGGTACTCAAGCAGACGAAATTGTTAAGAAGTACGACATCCCTCATATTTCTACAGGTGATATGTTTCGCGCTGCTATCAAAGGTGGAACGGAACTGGGCTTGAAAGCTAAATCATTCATGGATGAAGGTGCATTAGTACCTGATGAAGTGACAATCGGCATTGTCCGAGAACGACTAAGCGATAAGGACACTGAGGGAGGCTTCTTATTAGATGGCTTTCCACGGACTGTTCCTCAAGCAGAAGCGTTAGAATCTCTTTTGGCCGATCTTGATAAGCGAATCGAGCATGTCGTAAATATTCAAGTCGAAAAAGACGAATTGATTGCACGTTTAACAGGCAGATGGATCTGTAAAGTTTGTGGAACTGCTTACCATACTGTGTTTAACCCACCGGCTAAAGCTGGCGTGTGCGACAAAGATGGTGGAGAACTCTATCAACGTGAAGACGATAAGCCTGGTACCGTCACAAAGCGTCTAGAAGTTAATATGCAACAAACACAGCCGCTTCTTGATTTCTATGAAAGCAAAAACGTGCTGAAAAATATAAATGGACAGCAGGATATCAAAAAAGTATTTGCTGACATTGATGCTCTTCTAAAGGGCGACCGAGGATAA
- the infA gene encoding translation initiation factor IF-1, with product MAKDDVIEIEGTVVETLPNAMFKVELENGHTILAHVSGKIRMHFIRILPGDKVTVELSPYDLTRGRITYRFK from the coding sequence ATGGCGAAAGACGATGTAATTGAAATCGAAGGAACTGTCGTTGAGACTTTGCCTAACGCGATGTTTAAAGTAGAATTGGAAAACGGTCACACGATTCTCGCGCACGTATCTGGCAAGATTCGTATGCATTTTATCCGCATTCTGCCAGGAGATAAAGTGACAGTAGAACTTTCTCCTTATGATTTAACACGCGGTCGTATCACATACCGTTTTAAATAA
- the rpmJ gene encoding 50S ribosomal protein L36 — MKVRPSVKPICEKCKVIRRNGKVMVICENPKHKQRQG; from the coding sequence ATGAAAGTGAGACCATCTGTAAAACCGATCTGTGAAAAATGTAAAGTTATTCGCAGAAACGGTAAAGTAATGGTAATCTGTGAAAATCCGAAACACAAACAAAGACAAGGCTAA
- the rpsM gene encoding 30S ribosomal protein S13 produces the protein MARIAGVDIPRDKRVVISLTYIFGVGKTTAQKVLSAASISEDTRVRDLTEDELNNIREQLDQYKIEGDLRREVSMNIKRLMEIASFRGIRHRRGLPVRGQNTKNNARTRKGPRKTVANKKK, from the coding sequence ATGGCACGTATTGCTGGTGTTGACATTCCGCGCGACAAACGCGTTGTTATTTCATTAACATATATTTTCGGTGTTGGTAAAACAACTGCACAGAAAGTTCTTTCTGCTGCTAGTATCTCTGAAGATACACGAGTTCGTGATCTTACAGAAGACGAGTTGAACAATATCCGTGAGCAATTAGATCAATACAAAATCGAAGGTGACCTTCGCCGTGAAGTTTCAATGAACATCAAACGCTTGATGGAAATTGCTAGCTTCCGAGGAATTCGCCATCGTCGTGGACTACCTGTTCGCGGTCAAAATACGAAGAACAATGCGCGTACGCGTAAAGGTCCTCGTAAAACTGTAGCTAACAAGAAAAAATAA
- the rpsK gene encoding 30S ribosomal protein S11, with the protein MARKQQTRKRRVKKNIESGIAHIRSTFNNTIVTITDMQGNAVSWSSAGALGFRGSRKSTPFAAQMAAETAAKTSIEHGLKTLEVTVKGPGSGREAAIRALQAAGLEVTAIKDVTPVPHNGCRPPKRRRV; encoded by the coding sequence ATGGCACGTAAACAACAAACTCGTAAGCGTCGTGTGAAAAAGAATATCGAATCTGGTATTGCTCACATCCGCTCAACATTTAATAACACAATCGTTACTATCACTGATATGCAGGGTAACGCTGTTTCATGGTCAAGTGCAGGTGCATTAGGATTTAGAGGTTCACGTAAATCTACTCCTTTTGCTGCTCAAATGGCTGCTGAAACTGCTGCAAAAACATCAATCGAACACGGTCTTAAAACTTTAGAAGTTACAGTTAAAGGTCCTGGTTCAGGTCGTGAAGCTGCAATCCGTGCGCTTCAAGCTGCCGGACTAGAAGTTACAGCGATTAAAGATGTAACTCCAGTACCTCATAACGGTTGCCGTCCACCGAAACGTCGTCGCGTATAA
- a CDS encoding DNA-directed RNA polymerase subunit alpha produces the protein MLEIEKPKIETVEIDSNSKFGKFVVEPLERGYGTTLGNSLRRILLSSLPGAAVTSIQIDGVLHEFSTVEGVEEDVATIILNIKRLALKIYSDEEKVIEIDIKGDGTVTAADITHDSDVEILNPDLYIATIAKNGHLRMRMYANRGRGYARADQNKREDLPIGVIPVDSIYTPVSRVNFQVENTRVGQLAHFDKLTLDVWTDGSIGPKEAIALGAKIFTEHLNIFVGLTDEAQTAEIMVEKEEDQKEKVLEMTIEELDLSVRSYNCLKRAGINTVHELASKSEDDMMKVRNLGRKSLEEVKVKLEDLGLGLRKED, from the coding sequence ATGCTCGAAATTGAAAAACCAAAGATTGAAACGGTCGAGATCGACAGCAATTCCAAATTTGGTAAATTTGTTGTAGAACCTCTTGAACGTGGATATGGAACTACTTTAGGAAACTCCTTACGTCGAATCTTACTTTCATCTTTACCTGGCGCAGCTGTTACTTCTATTCAAATTGATGGCGTCCTGCACGAATTCTCCACTGTTGAAGGTGTAGAAGAAGATGTAGCAACGATTATTTTGAATATCAAAAGGCTCGCTTTGAAAATTTACTCTGACGAAGAAAAAGTCATTGAAATTGATATTAAAGGTGACGGAACGGTTACGGCTGCAGATATCACGCACGACAGTGACGTGGAAATTCTGAATCCGGATCTATATATTGCAACAATCGCTAAAAATGGTCACTTACGCATGCGTATGTATGCAAACAGAGGCCGTGGATATGCTCGTGCAGATCAGAACAAACGTGAAGATCTTCCAATTGGCGTTATCCCGGTTGATTCTATTTATACTCCAGTTTCACGTGTTAACTTCCAAGTAGAAAATACTCGTGTGGGTCAACTGGCTCATTTCGATAAATTAACTCTTGATGTTTGGACAGATGGCAGCATTGGTCCAAAAGAGGCAATTGCACTTGGAGCAAAGATTTTTACTGAGCATTTAAATATCTTCGTAGGATTAACAGATGAGGCACAAACAGCTGAAATCATGGTTGAAAAAGAAGAAGACCAAAAAGAAAAAGTATTAGAGATGACTATCGAAGAACTTGATCTTTCAGTTCGATCTTACAACTGCTTAAAACGTGCGGGTATCAACACGGTACACGAACTGGCAAGCAAGTCAGAAGACGACATGATGAAAGTGCGTAACCTCGGACGCAAATCACTTGAAGAAGTTAAAGTGAAGTTGGAAGATTTAGGCCTGGGCCTTCGTAAAGAAGACTGA
- the rplQ gene encoding 50S ribosomal protein L17 — protein sequence MRKLQRTSSQRKALLRDLTTDLIVHERIQTTEARAKEVRSTVEKMITLGKRGDIHARRKAAEWMRRELVTTADAEGNETTTYALQKLFDDVAPRYAERQGGYTRIMKMGPRRGDGAPIVIIELV from the coding sequence ATGAGAAAGCTTCAACGTACAAGTTCTCAACGTAAAGCACTATTACGTGACCTTACAACAGACTTAATCGTACATGAACGCATTCAAACGACTGAAGCTCGTGCGAAAGAAGTGCGTTCGACTGTAGAAAAAATGATTACGCTTGGCAAACGTGGAGATATTCACGCTCGCCGTAAAGCAGCAGAATGGATGCGCCGTGAGTTGGTAACAACTGCAGACGCTGAAGGCAACGAAACAACAACGTATGCATTGCAGAAATTGTTTGATGATGTTGCACCACGCTACGCTGAACGTCAAGGCGGTTACACGCGCATTATGAAAATGGGGCCTCGTCGCGGAGATGGCGCACCTATCGTTATTATCGAATTGGTTTAA
- a CDS encoding energy-coupling factor ABC transporter ATP-binding protein — protein MNSIILSFENVTFTYMQEDESVKPAVKDLSFSVQDGEWIALVGHNGSGKSTIAKLMNGLLFPQTGSVFAMGKLMGEENLWDIRSQMGMVFQNPDNQFVGATVQDDVAFALENNGVPHEEMVLRVKEALHQVKMDDYFDQEPHHLSGGQKQRVAIAGALALRPRLLILDEATSMLDPQGRMEVIETIRQLREATGLTVISITHDLEEAALADRILVMNAGEKKLEGKPETVFLSSNKLTSLGLDLPFSMRMTHLLREAGVPLQGEHMTEDELVDELWTFYSNK, from the coding sequence ATGAATTCGATTATTTTGTCATTTGAAAATGTGACATTTACATATATGCAAGAAGACGAGTCGGTAAAACCGGCTGTCAAGGATTTGTCATTTTCTGTTCAAGATGGAGAGTGGATTGCTTTGGTAGGTCATAATGGTTCTGGAAAATCAACAATTGCTAAATTGATGAACGGCTTGTTGTTTCCACAAACGGGCAGTGTGTTTGCTATGGGGAAATTGATGGGCGAAGAAAATCTGTGGGACATTCGTTCACAAATGGGCATGGTGTTTCAAAATCCAGATAACCAATTTGTCGGAGCGACAGTTCAAGATGATGTAGCCTTTGCGTTAGAAAACAACGGTGTGCCACACGAAGAAATGGTCTTGCGTGTGAAGGAAGCTTTGCACCAAGTAAAAATGGATGATTACTTTGACCAAGAACCCCATCATTTATCCGGCGGTCAAAAACAACGTGTTGCTATCGCAGGTGCTCTCGCATTGCGTCCTCGTTTACTAATTCTAGATGAAGCAACTTCTATGCTCGATCCTCAAGGTCGAATGGAGGTCATTGAGACCATTCGTCAACTGCGCGAAGCAACAGGACTAACCGTGATCTCGATTACACACGATTTAGAAGAAGCTGCCTTAGCTGATCGCATTTTAGTTATGAACGCGGGTGAAAAGAAATTAGAAGGAAAGCCAGAAACGGTTTTTCTATCTAGCAACAAATTAACGAGTTTAGGCTTAGATTTGCCGTTTTCAATGCGCATGACGCATTTGTTGCGCGAAGCGGGTGTACCGTTACAAGGAGAACATATGACAGAAGATGAATTGGTGGATGAATTATGGACATTTTACTCCAACAAGTAG
- a CDS encoding energy-coupling factor ABC transporter ATP-binding protein: MDILLQQVGYSYAKDTPFEKRALTDVSLHIPEGSYTAIIGHTGSGKSTVLQHLNALLKPTEGSVTIGDRKVEAGVKAKNLRDVRRQVGIVFQFPEQQLFDETVLKDIMFGPLNYGVPEEEASRRAHELVEQLGLPLEVLTKSPFDLSGGQMRRVAIAGVLAMEPDVLVLDEPTAGLDPRGRREIMDLFHRLHVEKGLTTVLVTHSMEDAARYADNVAIMHNGRCVVTGEPVEIFSNEEQLRDYRLEPPRTIRLQWNFEEKTGIKLDSVSLTEEVLATNIARALSEGRGSE; the protein is encoded by the coding sequence ATGGACATTTTACTCCAACAAGTAGGATATAGTTACGCAAAAGATACACCGTTTGAAAAACGAGCATTGACGGATGTATCGCTGCATATTCCTGAAGGTTCATACACAGCAATCATCGGTCATACAGGATCTGGCAAATCAACCGTTCTTCAGCATTTAAATGCTCTCTTAAAGCCGACAGAAGGATCAGTGACGATTGGTGACCGTAAAGTTGAAGCGGGTGTTAAAGCTAAGAATTTGCGTGATGTTCGTCGTCAAGTGGGCATTGTTTTTCAATTTCCGGAACAGCAATTGTTCGATGAAACGGTTTTGAAAGATATTATGTTCGGTCCTTTGAATTACGGTGTGCCAGAAGAAGAAGCAAGTCGCAGAGCGCATGAACTAGTTGAACAACTGGGATTGCCTTTAGAAGTATTGACGAAATCCCCATTTGATTTATCAGGTGGTCAAATGCGCCGTGTCGCAATAGCAGGTGTATTGGCAATGGAACCGGATGTTTTAGTGTTAGACGAACCCACTGCCGGATTAGACCCACGTGGCCGTCGTGAGATTATGGATTTGTTTCACCGCCTTCATGTCGAAAAAGGACTGACGACGGTGCTAGTGACGCACAGTATGGAAGATGCCGCGCGTTACGCAGATAATGTGGCTATTATGCACAATGGCCGTTGTGTGGTTACTGGAGAACCTGTAGAAATTTTTTCGAACGAAGAACAGTTACGAGATTATCGTTTAGAACCGCCGCGAACCATTCGTCTTCAATGGAATTTTGAAGAAAAAACAGGTATTAAACTTGATTCGGTTTCGTTGACAGAAGAAGTGTTGGCTACAAACATCGCGCGTGCTTTATCGGAAGGACGTGGTTCTGAATGA
- a CDS encoding energy-coupling factor transporter transmembrane component T family protein has product MMEKMIFGRFIPGNSLIHRMDPRAKISFVFVFIAIVFIANSAVTYGILLGFTLLVVFLSKIRLYFLINGLKPVFILLIFTFLLHIFFTREGDILLNIGFIKIYEEGLRQGIFISVRFLVLVFITSILTLTTSPISITDGIEVLLGPFKKVKLPVHELALMMSISLRFIPTLMDETGKIMKAQMARGSDIGSGPFKERIKAVVPLLIPLFVSAFKRAEDLATAMEVRGYRGGEGRTRYRQLNWRLLDSLSLLVLVGLAGILVYFRV; this is encoded by the coding sequence ATGATGGAGAAAATGATTTTTGGACGGTTTATTCCTGGAAATTCGTTGATTCATCGAATGGATCCGCGTGCAAAAATTTCTTTTGTTTTCGTATTCATTGCGATTGTGTTTATTGCAAATAGTGCAGTGACCTATGGCATTCTTTTAGGCTTTACGTTACTGGTCGTATTTTTATCTAAAATTCGACTTTATTTCTTAATAAATGGCTTGAAACCGGTCTTTATTTTATTGATATTTACGTTTCTACTGCATATTTTCTTTACACGAGAAGGCGATATCTTATTGAACATTGGCTTTATCAAAATTTATGAAGAAGGCTTGCGTCAAGGAATATTCATCTCAGTGCGCTTTTTGGTTTTAGTATTTATCACAAGCATTTTAACTTTAACGACTTCTCCGATCTCTATCACAGATGGTATTGAAGTGTTGCTTGGACCGTTCAAAAAAGTTAAGTTGCCGGTTCATGAATTGGCGTTAATGATGTCGATTTCATTGCGCTTTATCCCGACTTTGATGGACGAAACTGGAAAAATTATGAAAGCGCAAATGGCGAGAGGGTCAGACATTGGCTCAGGACCGTTTAAAGAGCGTATCAAAGCGGTAGTACCTTTATTGATTCCTTTGTTTGTTAGCGCGTTTAAACGTGCTGAAGACTTGGCTACGGCAATGGAAGTTCGTGGTTATCGCGGTGGCGAAGGCAGAACGCGTTATCGTCAATTAAATTGGCGGCTGTTAGACAGTTTGAGTTTACTGGTACTTGTAGGGCTTGCCGGAATACTTGTGTATTTCCGTGTATAA
- the truA gene encoding tRNA pseudouridine(38-40) synthase TruA, whose product MKRLKATIAYDGSGFVGYQIQPNARTVQLEIMKVLETMHKGRVVQVVASGRTDAKVHATGQVIHFDSEFSIPISGWLKALNVLLPEDIRVHSIEEVDASFHARYHTTGKIYRYKWDRSGIISPFTRNFMVHVKPSLDVEAMRDAAQALIGTHDFSSFCAANTAVVDKVRTIRRLDFEEHGNELHMVIEGTGFLYNMVRIIAGTLAEVGLGKRQADELEKIVAVIDRDAAGITAPAHGLYLESVMYGS is encoded by the coding sequence ATGAAACGATTAAAAGCGACTATTGCTTACGATGGTTCAGGATTTGTGGGTTATCAAATACAGCCGAACGCTCGTACAGTTCAACTTGAAATAATGAAAGTGCTTGAAACGATGCATAAAGGAAGAGTGGTTCAAGTAGTAGCGAGTGGACGGACAGACGCTAAAGTTCACGCAACTGGACAAGTTATTCATTTTGATTCTGAATTTTCCATTCCGATCAGCGGTTGGTTAAAAGCATTAAATGTGTTATTGCCTGAAGATATCCGAGTTCACTCGATTGAAGAAGTAGATGCTTCCTTTCATGCACGTTATCATACGACAGGCAAGATTTATCGCTATAAATGGGATCGGAGCGGGATCATCAGTCCGTTCACTCGGAACTTTATGGTTCATGTTAAACCATCACTAGATGTGGAAGCGATGAGAGATGCGGCACAGGCATTAATTGGCACGCACGACTTTTCTAGCTTTTGTGCAGCCAATACGGCTGTCGTCGATAAAGTGCGTACTATTCGGAGATTAGACTTTGAAGAACATGGCAATGAGCTGCATATGGTAATTGAAGGAACCGGATTTTTATACAATATGGTTCGGATCATTGCCGGAACTTTAGCAGAGGTTGGACTGGGCAAAAGACAAGCCGACGAACTTGAGAAAATTGTGGCTGTGATCGATCGAGATGCTGCTGGCATTACAGCTCCAGCCCATGGTCTTTACTTGGAAAGCGTGATGTACGGGAGCTGA
- the rplM gene encoding 50S ribosomal protein L13 produces the protein MRTTFMAKGHEVERKWLVVDAEGQTLGRLASEVASILRGKYKPTFTPNVDTGDHVIIINAEKIHLTGNKLADKIYYRHTQFTGGLKQRTALEMRTKYPTKMLEMAVKGMLPKNSLGRQTFKKLHVYAGPEHNHQAQQPETYQLRG, from the coding sequence ATGCGTACAACATTCATGGCTAAAGGTCACGAAGTAGAGCGTAAATGGTTAGTTGTCGATGCAGAAGGGCAAACTCTTGGACGTTTAGCTTCTGAAGTCGCTTCAATCTTACGCGGGAAATACAAACCAACATTCACACCAAACGTTGACACTGGTGATCACGTAATCATCATCAACGCTGAAAAGATTCACCTTACAGGTAACAAACTTGCAGACAAAATCTACTACCGCCACACTCAGTTTACAGGTGGTTTGAAGCAACGTACTGCACTTGAAATGCGCACGAAATACCCAACAAAAATGCTTGAAATGGCTGTTAAAGGGATGCTTCCAAAAAACTCTTTAGGTCGTCAAACGTTCAAAAAGCTGCATGTCTATGCTGGCCCAGAACATAACCACCAAGCTCAACAACCGGAAACTTACCAGCTTCGCGGGTAA
- the rpsI gene encoding 30S ribosomal protein S9, with amino-acid sequence MAQVQYIGTGRRKNSTARVRLVPGDGTITINNRDVADYVPYETLQQIIKQPLVATETLGSYDVLVNVNGGGFTGQAGAIRHGIARALLTVDPAYRPALKSAGLLTRDPRMKERKKPGLKSARRAPQFSKR; translated from the coding sequence TTGGCACAAGTTCAATATATTGGCACAGGTCGTCGTAAAAACTCAACAGCTCGCGTACGTTTAGTACCGGGTGACGGCACAATTACAATCAACAACCGTGACGTAGCAGACTACGTTCCTTACGAAACATTACAACAAATCATCAAACAGCCACTCGTTGCTACGGAAACTCTAGGAAGCTATGATGTCCTAGTAAACGTAAACGGCGGTGGATTCACAGGACAAGCCGGAGCAATCCGTCACGGAATCGCACGTGCTCTACTTACTGTAGACCCTGCTTACCGTCCTGCGTTGAAATCTGCTGGGTTGTTAACACGTGACCCACGTATGAAAGAACGTAAAAAACCAGGTCTTAAATCAGCACGTCGTGCACCTCAGTTCTCAAAACGTTAA
- a CDS encoding VOC family protein — translation MNRINLICLGVKDMATAVTFYRDGLGFKTAEQGDNPAIVFFNSSGTKLELYPLEELAKDIDAQNPPTGTGFAGITLAYNAKSKEEVDQVINLARRAGGKVVKEPETVFWGGYSGYFIDPDGYYWEVAWGPEFTYDDQDMLIIDS, via the coding sequence ATGAACCGAATCAACTTGATTTGTCTTGGTGTAAAAGATATGGCAACAGCGGTCACATTTTATCGAGACGGTTTAGGCTTTAAAACGGCAGAACAAGGAGACAATCCCGCTATTGTGTTTTTTAATTCGTCAGGCACAAAATTGGAGTTGTATCCATTAGAGGAATTGGCGAAAGACATAGACGCACAAAATCCACCGACTGGCACGGGATTTGCGGGCATTACATTAGCGTACAACGCGAAGTCTAAAGAAGAAGTAGATCAAGTCATAAATTTGGCAAGACGTGCTGGAGGGAAAGTTGTGAAAGAGCCGGAAACTGTTTTCTGGGGCGGGTATTCGGGTTATTTTATAGATCCTGACGGCTATTATTGGGAAGTGGCATGGGGACCAGAATTTACTTACGATGACCAAGACATGTTGATCATTGATTCTTAA
- a CDS encoding Mrp/NBP35 family ATP-binding protein — protein MLTEVQVREVLGALEDPFLHRSLTETDGITSVTIKEEKKHVSVKLAIAKTNTPEQMQLQMKVVDVLKEAGADSVGIRFEELSSEALAQFRGTASESEAQDLLSPLNKVEFISIASGKGGVGKSTVSVNLAIALARLGKKVGLIDADIYGFSVPDMMGIDKSPVVRGQTIIPVERFGVKVISMGFFVEDNMPVVWRGPMLGKVLDQFFRDVEWGDLDYLLLDLPPGTGDVALDIHQMLPASKEIVITTPHPTAAFVAARAGAMAIQTDHEVLGVIENMSWFESAETGKKEYLFGQGGGPKLSEELRAPLLGQIPMGQPDWNEKDFAPSVYLEDHPTGKIYEDIAKQVLQQFADKK, from the coding sequence ATGTTAACTGAAGTGCAAGTACGCGAAGTACTCGGAGCGTTAGAAGATCCGTTTTTACATAGATCGTTGACTGAAACAGACGGCATTACATCTGTAACGATTAAAGAAGAAAAAAAACACGTCAGTGTGAAATTGGCGATTGCCAAAACGAACACACCTGAACAAATGCAGCTGCAAATGAAAGTGGTTGACGTGTTAAAAGAAGCGGGCGCAGATTCTGTGGGCATTCGTTTTGAAGAGCTTTCTTCTGAAGCCTTGGCACAGTTCCGTGGAACTGCTAGTGAATCAGAAGCACAAGACCTACTGTCTCCATTAAACAAAGTTGAATTTATTTCTATCGCCAGCGGTAAAGGCGGCGTTGGTAAATCCACCGTGTCTGTCAACTTGGCGATTGCGTTAGCGCGTCTTGGAAAAAAAGTAGGCTTGATCGATGCTGACATTTACGGATTTAGTGTACCGGACATGATGGGGATTGATAAATCGCCAGTTGTTCGAGGACAAACTATTATTCCAGTTGAGCGATTTGGCGTAAAAGTTATTTCTATGGGCTTTTTCGTTGAAGATAATATGCCTGTTGTATGGCGTGGCCCAATGTTAGGTAAAGTGCTTGATCAATTTTTCCGCGATGTAGAGTGGGGAGATTTGGATTACCTTCTATTAGATTTACCACCAGGCACAGGAGACGTCGCACTCGACATTCACCAAATGTTGCCGGCTTCTAAAGAAATCGTTATTACAACACCTCATCCAACTGCAGCATTTGTTGCAGCACGTGCAGGAGCGATGGCTATTCAAACCGATCACGAAGTATTAGGGGTAATTGAAAATATGTCGTGGTTTGAAAGTGCAGAGACTGGAAAGAAAGAATATTTATTTGGACAAGGTGGAGGCCCAAAGCTTTCAGAAGAATTGCGTGCGCCGCTACTTGGTCAGATTCCAATGGGGCAGCCTGATTGGAACGAAAAAGACTTTGCACCATCAGTTTACCTGGAAGATCATCCGACAGGTAAAATTTACGAAGATATTGCTAAGCAAGTGCTCCAGCAATTTGCTGATAAAAAATAA
- a CDS encoding KinB-signaling pathway activation protein, translating to MTIRNWVKFFFKALLIGGIVTGILGLFVRWNDVFSEPFSNGQWGEFLAGFVWLVIIGLTMSIISQLCFFAYLTVHQIGMNIFRTLRLWNWIQLLIIGVVITDLILFRFAPNAQTTEQVWLYGALLTILIVTGVVTAYVKAKWTNKETFISALFFMIVITTVEWLPALMVEAGNIDSWVTLLLFPFLAVNAYQLLVLPKYNAQSDVDRQKLEERRAARKAKA from the coding sequence TTGACAATACGAAACTGGGTTAAGTTTTTCTTTAAAGCTCTTTTAATAGGTGGAATTGTGACAGGTATACTCGGCTTGTTCGTTCGTTGGAATGATGTGTTTTCAGAGCCTTTCAGCAATGGACAATGGGGCGAGTTTTTAGCAGGCTTTGTTTGGTTAGTCATTATTGGCTTAACGATGAGTATTATTAGTCAGCTATGTTTCTTTGCGTACTTAACGGTGCACCAAATCGGAATGAACATTTTCCGTACATTGCGGTTATGGAACTGGATACAGCTTTTAATTATAGGCGTGGTTATAACGGATTTGATTTTATTCCGTTTTGCACCAAATGCGCAAACAACAGAGCAAGTTTGGTTGTACGGAGCATTGTTGACTATTTTAATCGTGACAGGAGTTGTGACGGCATACGTTAAGGCGAAGTGGACAAACAAAGAAACCTTTATCTCAGCATTGTTTTTCATGATTGTTATTACTACGGTAGAATGGCTGCCAGCGTTAATGGTAGAAGCAGGGAATATTGATAGCTGGGTTACGTTGTTGTTGTTCCCGTTCTTAGCCGTAAACGCATATCAGCTATTAGTATTACCAAAATACAATGCGCAATCTGACGTAGATCGCCAAAAACTAGAAGAACGTCGTGCTGCACGAAAAGCAAAAGCATAG